The genomic DNA AGGAGTTGTGATGCCATTACCGTGCATCGGATCGGTCACCCACAGCGGTGTCGAACCGGAGTCCCGCACTGCCTCAAGCAGTGGCGGAAGCGCGTCGCGGATCTTTCCTGCACCCATTCGAGTGATAAAGGTCAGTCGTCCCGGCTCGCGTTCGGGATCGAGCTTGTCGATGAGCGCGAGCGCTGTTTCAGGAGTGGTTGTGGGTCCGAGTTTCACACCGATGGGGTTACGAATCTTGGAGAAGTAGTCGATGTGCGCACCATCTAGGTCACGCGTCCGCTCCCCCACCCACAAGAAGTGGGCCGAGGTGTTGTACGGCGTTCCGGTACGCGAATCGATTCGCGTCATCGGGCGCTCGTAATCCATGAGAAGGCCTTCGTGCCCGGTGTAGAACTCGACTCGACGTAGATCATCGAAGTCCGCCCCCGCGGCCTCCATGAACTTGATCGCGCGATCAATTTCGGCGGCGAGGCCCTCGTAGCGCTGGTTCGCGGGGTTCTTCGCGAAGCCCTGGTTCCAGGAGTGAACTTCGCGGAGGTCTGCAAAGCCACCCTGAGTAAACGCGCGGATGAGATTGAGCGTCGATGCGGCAGTGTGGTAGCCCTTCAGCAGTCGCTGCGGATCTGCTTGACGAGACGCTTCAGTGAAGTCGTACCCGTTGACGATATCGCCGCGGTACGCGGGAAGTGTGACATCTCCACGAGTCTCGGTATCACTCGATCGCGGCTTCGCAAACTGCCCAGCCATACGGCCCATCTTCACGACCGGCATCGAAGCACCGTATGTGAGAACGACTGCCATCTGGAGCACTGTCTTGATGCGATTGCGAATCTGTTCCGCTGTCGCACCGGCAAAAGTCTCTGCGCAGTCGCCGCCCTGCAGAAGGAAGGCGCGTCCACCGGCCGCCGCCGCGAGGCGGTCACGCAGCATATCTACCTCGCCCGCAAATACGAGCGGAGGGAGGGTGGCCAGCTCTTCCGAGACGGCGGTGACAGCATCCTGCGATGACCACTGCGGTTGCTGCTTGATGGGGAGGGTACGCCAGTGATCGAGCGCGTCCAACGGCTGAAGCATCCGATCAGTCTAGTGGGGCTCAGACGCGAGTCGCGCCTTCGCCGTGGACGCGTACACATCGTCGTAACGCTGTTCACCTAAACGTTGCAACGCGACCATAATTTCGTCCGTGACGGAACGTAAGACGTAGCGGTCGCCTTCCATGCCTGCGAACCGCGAGAAATCGAGGGGTTCGCCAATCACCATGCCGACACGGCCGACACGAGGAATGCGTCGACCGATCGGCATGACAGTGTCGGTATCGACCATGACGACCGGAATGACAGGTACACGAGCTTCGAGGGCCATACGCGCAATTCCCGTGCGTCCCCGATAGAGGGTGCCGTCGGGGCTACGTGTGCCCTCGGGATAAATGCCCAAGAGCGCACCCCGCCCGAGTACTTGGAGGCCGGTATTGAGGGATGCCTCCGACGCCTTTCCCCCGGAACGGTCAATGGGGATTTGACCGGTTCCTTTGAAGAACATTCGAGTGGCCCACCCTTTGAGACCGCGCCCAGTGAAGTAGTCGCTCTTGGCCAGAAACGCCATGGGGCGATCAATGACGAGTGGCAGAAAAACCGAGTCAGCGAAAGAAAGATGGTTACTCGCGAGGATCGCAGCGCCCTCTTTCGGAATGTTTCTGCGTCCCACGATCCACGGCCGGAAGATCGCTTTCACGACCGGCCCGATCACCACGTACTTCATCAGCCAATAAAACATCGCTATACGCTTCCCGCGGCGAGGTCGGCGACGCCGATTATGCCCGCGTCATTTACGAGAGCGGCAATGACGAACTCAGCGACCGGCCGCTTGCCGTAGCCCGGTAGCGAAGTGCGGTAGGCAGCGCGCATGGGAGTCAGGAGGTCCTCACCGAGCTGTGCGACTCCCCCGCCGATAACGAAAAGTTCTGGGTCAAGCACGGCTTGAAACCCGCCGCACGCTTCTCCAAGCGCCGTGGCAACACGGCCGAGCGCTTCACGTGCTCCAGGATCGTTCGCCAAGACAAGTCGTGAGATCGCAGGTCCCGGAATCGCCCCTTTTTCGGCGCGAAGCTCAGCCAGAGCGCGCCCGATCCCACCGCCGTCGGCGATCGCGTTGGCTTCACGCTGCAGCGCGCGACCAGAGGCGTACTGCTCGAGGCATCCGCGCTGACCGCACCCACAGGGTAAACCGTCCCGGATGAACCGCATATGGCCAAGCTCTCCTGCGACACCGTGGCCACCGCGATACATCTCACCGTTCACGATGACGGCGCCACCGACCCCCGTACCCATTGTGAGCATCACGATGTCTCGATATCCCCGCCCCGCACCAAAACGATACTCAGCCCAGCCCGCAGCGTTGGCATCGTTCTCGATAGTGACAGGCATGCCGATACGCGACTCGAGCTTCGCTCTGAGTGGCTCGTTCTGCCAGGCAATATTGGGTGCGTGAATGACAGTGGCTCGATCACGGTCGATGAAACCGGCTGCGGCTACTCCAACTGCACCGATCTCTCGATGGGCCGCGAAGTGACGCACCATGTCCGAGACAGCTTCGGCGAGCAGATCTGGATCTTTCGGTGTGTCAACGCGGGTCTTTTCGATGATGACGCCATCGGGGTCGACAACCCCGCCCGCGATCTTGGTTCCACCGATATCGATTCCGACTGTGAGCACTGAGCTGTCCTTTCACCACACCAAAAGCCTTGTGAAGTCTAACTACCCAACAGGGGCGAGACTGAGTGTCATCAACCAGTACACTTGAGTGTCATCCACACGCTACGGTGCCAAAGGAGTTGCCGACATGAGCGCTTTACAGTTCGACGTCCCCGCAATCGTTCCAGCAGACCCGACGGGTAACGTCGCTGATCTTCTGGTCGAACGAGTTGCCGCCACACCCGACAGGCCGCTATTCGCTGTTCCAGACGGCACGGGCTGGCGCGACATTTCGGCTTTGGAATTCGAGAAGCAGGTCATCGCGCTCGCCAAGGGCTTTGCCGCGGCAGGCGTGCAACCCGGCGAGAAAGTCGCGTTCCTGGCGCGCACGACCTACGACTGGACGCTCGTCGATTTCGCACTCTTCTACGCGGGCGCGATCATGGTTCCGATCTACGAGACGAGCTCGTCAAGTCAGATCGAGTGGATTCTGTCGGATTCCGGCGCGGTGGCGTGCATCGTTGAATCACCCGAGCATTCCGAGCGTCTTGCTGCCGTTCGTGCAAATCTTCCGCTCGTCGAAAAAGTGTGGGAGATGCAAGCCGGTGACCTCGATCGCGTTGCGGCAGCCGGTGGAGATATTACGGACTCCGAGATCGACCATCGTCGATCGATCGCTCAAGCTGCCGATATCGCGACCCTCATCTATACGTCGGGTTCGACGGGAAGACCAAAGGGTTGCGTCCTCACCCACAGCAACTTTGTCGAGCTGTCGCGAAACTCCGCTAAGGCACTCCACGATGTCGTCGAGGTTCCCGGAGCGTCCACGCTCCTGTTCATAACCACGGCCCACGTTTTCGCCCGTTTTATTTCGATCTTGAACGTCCACGCGGGCGTAAAGACGGGGCACCAGCCAGACACGAAACAGCTTCTTCCCGCGCTCGGGAGCTTCAAGCCGACGTATCTTCTGGCCGTGCCCCGCGTGTTCGAAAAGGTCTATAACTCAGCTGAGCAGAAGGCGGAAAGCGGGGGGAAGGGAAAGATCTTCCGTGCCGCCGCCCACGCTGCCGTCGAACATTCGGCCCTCATCCAAGAGGGCAAGCGCGTTCCACTCGGCCTTCGCGTGAAATTCCGTCTCTTCGACAAACTCGTCTATTCAAAGCTCCGCGAAGCTATGGGCGGGCGCGTTGTGTATGCAGTCTCGGGCTCGGCGCCCCTGGGGCCCCGCCTCGGACATTTCTTCCACAGCTTGGGAGTGACGATCTTGGAAGGCTACGGCCTCACTGAGACGACGGCTCCTGCCACCGTGAATCTCGCACACACCTCGAAGATCGGCACTGTTGGGCCGGTTCTTCCTGGCGTCGGCGTGCGTCTCGCAGAGGACGGCGAGATAGAGGTGCGCGGCGTCAACGTTTTCAAGGAGTACTGGCGTAATCCGGAAGCAACCGCTGCGGCCTTCGACGGCGACTGGTTCAAAACTGGTGACGTCGGCACTTTCGACGACGCGGGTTTCCTCACGATTACGGGTCGCAAGAAAGAGCTCATCGTGACCGCTGGTGGGAAGAATGTCGCGCCCGCGGTTCTCGAGGATCCGATTCGCGCAAACCCCATCGTTGGGCAGGTTGTCGTCGTCGGCGACCAGAAGCCGTTCATTGCAGCGCTGATCACGCTTGATCCCGAAATGCTGCCGTCGTGGCTCGGAAACAACGGTCTTCCATCCGATATGTCATTGGCGGACGCCGCACGCAACAGCAAGGTACGGTCCGAGATTCAATCAGCTATCGACGTCGCGAATGGAAATGTGTCGCGAGCAGAGTCGATTCGTAAGTTCACGATTCTCGACAGCGAGTGGACCGAGGCCAGCGGGCACCTCACACCGAAGCTGAGCATCAAGCGAAACGTCATCATGAGCGACTTCTCCGACGAGGTCGAAGAGCTCTATGCGGCCCCCATCAACACGACGAACATTTCGCTACCGTAAGACGGCTCAGAACCAATCGCTCTCGCGAACCTCACGCATCGCCGCACGGCGTGTGAGAGGAGTAAGGCGGTCAAGGTACAGCATGCCGTCCAAGTGATCGGTTTCGTGCTGGAGTGCTTGGGCAAGCAGGCCCTCTCCCTCCAGCACGACCTCGTTCCCCTCGAGGTCGATGCCGACAGCTTTCGCCCAGGGGTATCGAGGCGTGTCATGCCAGAGACCAGGAACCGACAAACATCCCTCGCCAATCAGCTCCGGCTCACCGCGAACTTCTACCAGCGTCGGGTTGAGGACATAACCGATGTCCCCGTCGATGTTGTAGCTAAACGCGCGAACGCCAACGCCGATCTGCGGCGCGGCCACGCCCGCTCTCCCGGGAAGCTCAACCGTGTCGAGAAGATCTTGAACCAGGGCATGTGTTCCTGCATCGATCGTTGTGATCACGGCACACGACGACTTCAAAACCGGGTCTCCGAACACCCGGATACTCCGCACTGCCATTACGCGACCGGAGCGCCGGAACGTAGGCCCGTGACGACGCTCGCGGCCAGCGCGCGCGCAGCCATGCGAGTCGCGGGTTGCAGGCCGCGGAACGAGATCGTTGTGCCGCGAGCGATCAGCGGGTCGTACGGCAGTCGGATGACGTCACGCACACGCGTCCGGAAGTGCGCCTCGAGTTCGTCTGCCCGAATGAGGGGAACGCCCGGCCGTGCCGTGTTTAGCACGACGACAGCTTCACGAGCTTGATCCTCGAATCCGTTCGTCTCAAGCCAGGTAAGCGTCTCGGACGCGAGGCGCGCTTCGTCGACGCTGAGGCCGGCGACGACGACAATGCGGTCGGCGCGGTCGAGCGTTGCTGACATGACAGAGTGCACGATTCCGGTGCCGGTATCTGTCAACACGATCGAGTAGTAGTGCGCAGCGAGTTCAGCGACATCGTTGTAGTCGGTATCACTGAATGCTTCATGCACGGTGGGGTCGGCATCCGAAGACAGCACATCAAGTCGTGTCTCGTCTCTCGCGACGATCGTGGAGATGTCGTTGAATCCAACGACATCGCTTCGTGTCCGGGCGAGATCCCGCACAGTTCGTCCGCTCGAACGCTCGAGACGATCGGCAAGCGTGCCGCGATCGGGGTTTGCATCGACCGCGATGACACGATCGTCACGCGCATCCGCGAGTGCCATCCCCAAAAGAGTTGTGACGGTCGTCTTCCCAACCCCACCTTTTCGCGAAAGCACCGGGACGAAGCGTGCTCCGCCGGGTAGTGGTGCACTGATCACAGCATCAACTGCTTTGCGCTCACGCACGGCACGGCTGTCTCCGAGGTTGACTCGATGACGCGTCAACGAATATACGAGCTGCCGCCACGTGCCTTCAGGCTCGGCCGCCGTCAGCTTTCCCTGGTCGAGCAATCGGTCATCGGTGAGCAGGTCAGCGCTCTCTCGGTGGGAGGTGCGGTCATCGATTCGTTTGGCGGCGAAGGTCATGGCGCTGGCGCCGTCGGAGACTGCGCCCCCTCGCCTCTCCATCTCGTTCGACGACTCGGGTGCTTTGTGAGCTGCAACCACGGCGGCCTCCGGTGTATCGGTCATTGACGATTCGACAGCCGGCTCGTCAAACGTGGCGTCGATATCGACGTCTTCTGGTTCGGTCAATGGTTCCGGCGCAAGGACGGCCACTCGCTCGAAGACAGCTTCCGACTCCGCCGCATCTTCAGGCTCGTCCGGGAGTTCCGCCTCAGCAAAAACCTCGGCTCCAGATAGTTCTTCCGACTCGAAGACTTCGCCTGGTTCAACTTCGCCATCGAGGACGTCGTCATCGTCATCAAAATCGTCATCCGAAGAAAACGGCATAGTGACCTTCACCTGCTCGGTCATCGCCCCGAGAATGCCGATGCTGGTGGTGTCAATGATGGTGGGTTCGTCGAGAACGCCGTGGTCATCGTCGATGACGGCTTTCGCGTCTGTGGGGTCGAGGGTCACTGCAGTAGCTCCAAACGGGCAACGAGAATGCACGTCGCCCGACTCAGGTTACTGCGGCGGGCGGACCACGACCAAAAGATCACCAGCTTCCAGCTGTTGCGTGCCGACCATCGCGGTGCGTTCGATGACGCCATCGATGGACGTTGTGATGGCCGCTTCCATCTTCATCGCCTCAATGGACGCGACGGCCTGACCGGCGGTGACCTTGTCACCGATCGTAACTTTCAGAGTGACAGCACCTGAGAACGGAGCGGCAATCTGTCCGGGTTTTGAGGTGTCTGCCTTTTCGGCTGTGCGGCTGTCGACTTCAATACTTCGATCGCGGACGAAGACGGGACGAAGCTGGCCGTTGAGCGTCGTCATGACAGTGCGCATGCCCTTATTGTCGGCTTCGCCAATCGCTTCGAGCCCGACGAAGAGCTGCACACCGCGCTCGATCTCGACGACATGCTCAGACCCCTGAACGAGCCCGTAGAGGTAGTCGGACGTATCGAGCACACTCAGGTCACCAAACTGCTCACGTGACGTCTGAAAAGAGCGGGTCGGCACCGGAAAAAGCAGGCGATTGAGTGCCTCACGACGTTGTTTGCCCTCGCCACCGAGATCCGCTGCATCTTCATCGGCGAGGTCAGCGACCGCAGCTTTCACCTCGCGACCGGCGAGCACTTTCGACCGGAAGGGTTCTGGCCATCCGCCGGGCAGATCTCCCAGTTCACCCGCCATAAAACCAACCACAGAGTCGGGAACATCGAAACGCTCGGGGTGTGCTTCAAAGTCAGCGGGGTCAGCGCGAACGGCAGCGAGATGAAGCGCGAGATCGCCGACGACTTTAGATGACGGCGTGACTTTGGGCACCCTGCCAAGAATCTTGTTCGCGGCCGCGTACATGTCTTCGATGAGTTCGAAGTCTTCAGAAAGGCCCAGAGCAATCGCCTGCTGCCGCAGGTTCGATAGCTGCCCGCCGGGAATCTCGTGGTGGTACACACGGCCGGTTGGGCCGGGAAGACCTGATTCGAACGGACGGTACATGTGACGTACCGCCTCCCAGTACGGCTCTAGGTCGCACACCGCGGCGAGAGAGATACCCGTATCGCGCTCGGTATGAGCGAGCGCCGCGACAAGAGCCGACAGCGAGGGCTGACTCGTCGTTCCGGCCATGGGTGCTGCCGCAGCGTCGACCGCGTCCGCACCAGCCGCGCTCGCGGCTAGAAGAGTCGCGAGCTGCCCTCCGGCGGTGTCGTGAGTGTGGACGTGAACGGGAGCTGCGAACTCGGCGCGAAGGGCCGACACCAGCCGACTGGCCGCTGCGGGGCGCAGAAGACCCGCCATGTCCTTCACCGCGAGGATGTGCGCTCCGGCATCCATCATCTGCTCGGCCAGTCGGAGATAGTAATCGAGCGTGTAGAGCTCTTCGGCCGGATCAAGCAAGTCGCCCGTATAGCAAAGAGCCGCCTCCGCGACGGTCGTACCGGTCGCGAGCACCGCGTCGATTGCAGGACGCATTTGCGACACATCGTTGAGTGCGTCGAATATTCGGAAGATGTCAACGCCTCCCGCGGCCGCCTCCGCGACGAAGGCGTCGGTGACCTTCGTTGGGTAGGGCGTGTACCCCACAGTGTTTCGCCCCCGCAGCAACATCTGAATCGCGACGTTAGGAAGCGCTTGACGCAGCGCATCGAGGCGCTCCCACGGATCTTCGCCGAGGAACCTCAGAGCCACGTCATACGTTGCGCCACCCCAGGCCTCAACAGACAGAAGCTCCGGTGTCATCTGCGCCACGAACGGCGCGACGGCCGCGAGATCGCGCGTTCGCACTCGGGTCGCGAGCAAAGATTGGTGCGCGTCACGGAATGTCGTCTCGGTGACGGCTAGCGGCGTCTGCGCGCGCAGCTCAGCGGAAAAGGCCCGTGGGCCGAGTTCCTGGAGGCGCTGACGTGATCCAGGCCGGGGAGTCAACGTCGACAGATCGAGCGATGGGAGTTTCGCGCGAGGGTCGGTGTGAAGTGGGTTCTCACCGTGGGGTTTATTGACGGTGACGTCAACAAGCCAGTTGAGTACTTTCGTCCCGCGATCTTTCGACTCACGCCCTTTCAAAAGCTCTGGACGTTCTTCAATGAACGAGGTACTCAGGTCTCCATCGACGAACGATGGATCGTCGAGCACCGCCTGCAGAAAAGGGATGTTCGTCGCAACGCCGCGAATTCGAAATTCAGCGAGCGCACGCCGCGCGCGCCTGACCGCCGCAGAAAAGTCTCGTCCGCGACAGGTGAGCTTCGCGAGCATAGAGTCGAAGTGCGGGCTTACCTGAGATCCGGCAGCTGTCGTGCCACCATCGAGGCGGATTCCCGCTCCTCCCGGCGATCGGTAGGTCGTTATTTTGCCGGTGTCCGGTCGAAAATTCTGGGTCGGATCCTCAGTCGTGATCCGGCATTGCAGAGCCGCGCCACGCAGATGGATGTTGTCTTGGTCAAGGCCGAGATCGCTAAGGGTCTCCCCCGCCGCGATCCGCATCTGCGACTGCACGAGATCTACGTCGGTCACCTCTTCCGTGACAGTGTGCTCGACCTGGATACGCGGGTTCATCTCGATGAACACCACTTCGCCCGCACGTGGACCCGCGGTCTCGAGGAGAAACTCGACAGTACCGGCATTCTCGTACCCGATCGATTGGGCAAACGCTACGGCGTACCGGTGCAACGCTGCACGCGTGCCATCCTCAAGATTCGGCGCTGGTGCGATCTCGATGACCTTTTGGTGCCGCCGTTGTACCGAGCAGTCCCGCTCGAAAAGGTGCACGGTGTGGCCAGCCTTGTCCGCCAGAATCTGCACTTCGATATGGCGCGGACGCTGCACCGCCTGTTCGAGGAACATTCTGCTGTCTCCGAACGCGCTCTCTGCTTCGCGCATCGCCTCAGCTAGCGCAGGAGCCAGCTGCTCCGGGGATGCCACACGCCGCATTCCGCGCCCGCCACCGCCCGCGACGGCCTTCGCGAAGAGGGGAAACCCGATGTCTGCAGATTGTGCGAGAAGCGCATCAATGTCGCCCGATGCCGGGGTTGAGCGAAGCACCGGCACGCCAGCCGAAATCGCATGCTCTTTCGCCGTCACTTTGTTACCGGCCATCTCCAGCACGCTCGCTGATGGCCCGATGAAGACGATGCCGTTGGCGGCAGCCTTTTCGGAAAGTTCAGGGTTCT from Microbacterium endophyticum includes the following:
- a CDS encoding class II 3-deoxy-7-phosphoheptulonate synthase — translated: MLQPLDALDHWRTLPIKQQPQWSSQDAVTAVSEELATLPPLVFAGEVDMLRDRLAAAAGGRAFLLQGGDCAETFAGATAEQIRNRIKTVLQMAVVLTYGASMPVVKMGRMAGQFAKPRSSDTETRGDVTLPAYRGDIVNGYDFTEASRQADPQRLLKGYHTAASTLNLIRAFTQGGFADLREVHSWNQGFAKNPANQRYEGLAAEIDRAIKFMEAAGADFDDLRRVEFYTGHEGLLMDYERPMTRIDSRTGTPYNTSAHFLWVGERTRDLDGAHIDYFSKIRNPIGVKLGPTTTPETALALIDKLDPEREPGRLTFITRMGAGKIRDALPPLLEAVRDSGSTPLWVTDPMHGNGITTPTGYKTRRFDDVVDEVRGFFDAHRAVGTHPGGIHVELTGDDVTECLGGSEKIDEATLATRYESLCDPRLNHMQSLELAFLVAEELEHR
- a CDS encoding lysophospholipid acyltransferase family protein; translated protein: MFYWLMKYVVIGPVVKAIFRPWIVGRRNIPKEGAAILASNHLSFADSVFLPLVIDRPMAFLAKSDYFTGRGLKGWATRMFFKGTGQIPIDRSGGKASEASLNTGLQVLGRGALLGIYPEGTRSPDGTLYRGRTGIARMALEARVPVIPVVMVDTDTVMPIGRRIPRVGRVGMVIGEPLDFSRFAGMEGDRYVLRSVTDEIMVALQRLGEQRYDDVYASTAKARLASEPH
- a CDS encoding ROK family glucokinase, with protein sequence MLTVGIDIGGTKIAGGVVDPDGVIIEKTRVDTPKDPDLLAEAVSDMVRHFAAHREIGAVGVAAAGFIDRDRATVIHAPNIAWQNEPLRAKLESRIGMPVTIENDANAAGWAEYRFGAGRGYRDIVMLTMGTGVGGAVIVNGEMYRGGHGVAGELGHMRFIRDGLPCGCGQRGCLEQYASGRALQREANAIADGGGIGRALAELRAEKGAIPGPAISRLVLANDPGAREALGRVATALGEACGGFQAVLDPELFVIGGGVAQLGEDLLTPMRAAYRTSLPGYGKRPVAEFVIAALVNDAGIIGVADLAAGSV
- a CDS encoding AMP-dependent synthetase/ligase, which gives rise to MSALQFDVPAIVPADPTGNVADLLVERVAATPDRPLFAVPDGTGWRDISALEFEKQVIALAKGFAAAGVQPGEKVAFLARTTYDWTLVDFALFYAGAIMVPIYETSSSSQIEWILSDSGAVACIVESPEHSERLAAVRANLPLVEKVWEMQAGDLDRVAAAGGDITDSEIDHRRSIAQAADIATLIYTSGSTGRPKGCVLTHSNFVELSRNSAKALHDVVEVPGASTLLFITTAHVFARFISILNVHAGVKTGHQPDTKQLLPALGSFKPTYLLAVPRVFEKVYNSAEQKAESGGKGKIFRAAAHAAVEHSALIQEGKRVPLGLRVKFRLFDKLVYSKLREAMGGRVVYAVSGSAPLGPRLGHFFHSLGVTILEGYGLTETTAPATVNLAHTSKIGTVGPVLPGVGVRLAEDGEIEVRGVNVFKEYWRNPEATAAAFDGDWFKTGDVGTFDDAGFLTITGRKKELIVTAGGKNVAPAVLEDPIRANPIVGQVVVVGDQKPFIAALITLDPEMLPSWLGNNGLPSDMSLADAARNSKVRSEIQSAIDVANGNVSRAESIRKFTILDSEWTEASGHLTPKLSIKRNVIMSDFSDEVEELYAAPINTTNISLP
- a CDS encoding peptide deformylase, with the translated sequence MAVRSIRVFGDPVLKSSCAVITTIDAGTHALVQDLLDTVELPGRAGVAAPQIGVGVRAFSYNIDGDIGYVLNPTLVEVRGEPELIGEGCLSVPGLWHDTPRYPWAKAVGIDLEGNEVVLEGEGLLAQALQHETDHLDGMLYLDRLTPLTRRAAMREVRESDWF
- a CDS encoding MinD/ParA family ATP-binding protein, giving the protein MTLDPTDAKAVIDDDHGVLDEPTIIDTTSIGILGAMTEQVKVTMPFSSDDDFDDDDDVLDGEVEPGEVFESEELSGAEVFAEAELPDEPEDAAESEAVFERVAVLAPEPLTEPEDVDIDATFDEPAVESSMTDTPEAAVVAAHKAPESSNEMERRGGAVSDGASAMTFAAKRIDDRTSHRESADLLTDDRLLDQGKLTAAEPEGTWRQLVYSLTRHRVNLGDSRAVRERKAVDAVISAPLPGGARFVPVLSRKGGVGKTTVTTLLGMALADARDDRVIAVDANPDRGTLADRLERSSGRTVRDLARTRSDVVGFNDISTIVARDETRLDVLSSDADPTVHEAFSDTDYNDVAELAAHYYSIVLTDTGTGIVHSVMSATLDRADRIVVVAGLSVDEARLASETLTWLETNGFEDQAREAVVVLNTARPGVPLIRADELEAHFRTRVRDVIRLPYDPLIARGTTISFRGLQPATRMAARALAASVVTGLRSGAPVA
- a CDS encoding pyruvate carboxylase codes for the protein MFRKILVANRGEIAIRAFRAAYELGARTVAVYPHEDRNSLHRLKADEAYRIGEQGHPVRAYLDVDEIIRIAKESGADAIYPGYGFLSENPELSEKAAANGIVFIGPSASVLEMAGNKVTAKEHAISAGVPVLRSTPASGDIDALLAQSADIGFPLFAKAVAGGGGRGMRRVASPEQLAPALAEAMREAESAFGDSRMFLEQAVQRPRHIEVQILADKAGHTVHLFERDCSVQRRHQKVIEIAPAPNLEDGTRAALHRYAVAFAQSIGYENAGTVEFLLETAGPRAGEVVFIEMNPRIQVEHTVTEEVTDVDLVQSQMRIAAGETLSDLGLDQDNIHLRGAALQCRITTEDPTQNFRPDTGKITTYRSPGGAGIRLDGGTTAAGSQVSPHFDSMLAKLTCRGRDFSAAVRRARRALAEFRIRGVATNIPFLQAVLDDPSFVDGDLSTSFIEERPELLKGRESKDRGTKVLNWLVDVTVNKPHGENPLHTDPRAKLPSLDLSTLTPRPGSRQRLQELGPRAFSAELRAQTPLAVTETTFRDAHQSLLATRVRTRDLAAVAPFVAQMTPELLSVEAWGGATYDVALRFLGEDPWERLDALRQALPNVAIQMLLRGRNTVGYTPYPTKVTDAFVAEAAAGGVDIFRIFDALNDVSQMRPAIDAVLATGTTVAEAALCYTGDLLDPAEELYTLDYYLRLAEQMMDAGAHILAVKDMAGLLRPAAASRLVSALRAEFAAPVHVHTHDTAGGQLATLLAASAAGADAVDAAAAPMAGTTSQPSLSALVAALAHTERDTGISLAAVCDLEPYWEAVRHMYRPFESGLPGPTGRVYHHEIPGGQLSNLRQQAIALGLSEDFELIEDMYAAANKILGRVPKVTPSSKVVGDLALHLAAVRADPADFEAHPERFDVPDSVVGFMAGELGDLPGGWPEPFRSKVLAGREVKAAVADLADEDAADLGGEGKQRREALNRLLFPVPTRSFQTSREQFGDLSVLDTSDYLYGLVQGSEHVVEIERGVQLFVGLEAIGEADNKGMRTVMTTLNGQLRPVFVRDRSIEVDSRTAEKADTSKPGQIAAPFSGAVTLKVTIGDKVTAGQAVASIEAMKMEAAITTSIDGVIERTAMVGTQQLEAGDLLVVVRPPQ